From the Jatrophihabitans endophyticus genome, one window contains:
- a CDS encoding response regulator transcription factor: MATVRTRTLAERLGTATASCPDVESLSRAVFGAVRRHVPFVFACLATTDPASELITAAYKSHPLPMGDEDFAAAEYGRPDVNQLAEIARRPVPVGVLSIDTGGEVGRCRRLRDYMTPAFGFTDELRLVCRARGAVWGALALYRGEGGPPFTTREADELAGVHELLADGVRRTLFAPPAAHAAPTCGAAVLVVDDTDRVTDMTATVPRQIDDLGGWDHGSLPANVLSVVALARASREPARTRVLGRHGRWLALHAMPLDGGSGARSVVVTVDVAAPAAVGELALAARGLTAREQDVARLVLQGASTKVIAASLHLSPHTVQDHLKAVFDKLGVSSRRELIAQLVLA; the protein is encoded by the coding sequence ATGGCGACGGTGCGCACCCGCACGCTGGCCGAACGCCTCGGCACGGCCACCGCGTCCTGCCCGGACGTCGAGTCGCTGTCCCGGGCGGTGTTCGGCGCCGTGCGCCGCCACGTGCCCTTCGTCTTCGCCTGTCTCGCGACCACCGACCCGGCCAGCGAGCTGATCACCGCCGCCTACAAGTCCCACCCGTTGCCGATGGGTGACGAGGACTTCGCCGCCGCCGAGTACGGCCGACCGGACGTCAACCAACTGGCCGAGATCGCGCGCCGGCCGGTGCCCGTCGGGGTGCTGTCGATCGACACCGGCGGGGAGGTCGGGCGCTGCCGGCGCCTGCGCGACTACATGACGCCGGCCTTCGGCTTCACCGACGAACTGCGGCTGGTCTGCCGGGCGCGGGGTGCCGTGTGGGGGGCGCTGGCGCTGTACCGGGGTGAGGGTGGGCCGCCGTTCACCACGCGCGAGGCGGACGAGCTGGCCGGCGTCCACGAGCTCCTCGCCGACGGCGTCCGGCGCACGCTGTTCGCGCCGCCGGCCGCGCACGCTGCACCGACCTGCGGCGCGGCGGTCCTGGTCGTCGACGACACCGACCGGGTGACCGACATGACCGCCACCGTGCCGCGGCAGATCGACGACCTGGGCGGCTGGGACCACGGCTCGCTGCCCGCGAACGTGCTGTCGGTCGTCGCGCTCGCCCGTGCGAGCCGGGAACCGGCCCGCACGCGGGTCCTGGGCCGCCACGGACGATGGTTGGCCCTGCACGCGATGCCGCTGGACGGCGGGTCCGGCGCGCGGTCGGTGGTCGTCACCGTCGACGTCGCGGCCCCGGCGGCCGTCGGTGAGCTGGCCCTCGCCGCCCGAGGTCTGACGGCACGCGAGCAGGACGTCGCGCGGCTCGTCCTGCAGGGGGCGTCGACCAAGGTCATCGCCGCGTCGCTGCACCTGTCCCCGCACACCGTGCAGGACCATCTGAAGGCGGTCTTCGACAAGCTCGGCGTCAGCAGCCGCCGCGAGCTGATCGCCCAGCTCGTGCTGGCGTGA
- a CDS encoding hemerythrin domain-containing protein produces the protein MTTETHAHTARCWWNPDQARWSCGAQPAEPSTARPAEVPDAMDRPLVDVRDMLVVHTALLREFRLAPMAVTRTASGDRRRVAAVAAHLRFVCELLHHHHQGEDALLWPPLRERAAPAAQRLIDEGETQHDGLDAALRRVGELLEAWVETPDVGNRDGLAGHLGALHVLLRDHLEFEERVLLPLAAGVLTSGEWHAIGAAAAAAMPKPALALAFGMFAYEGDPAVLRDMLRAAPAVPRLVLPRVAPRLYARRARTIHGTARP, from the coding sequence ATGACGACCGAGACACACGCCCACACCGCCCGCTGCTGGTGGAATCCGGACCAGGCCCGCTGGAGCTGCGGCGCGCAGCCCGCCGAACCGTCGACCGCCCGCCCTGCCGAGGTACCAGACGCCATGGACCGGCCACTGGTCGACGTCCGGGACATGCTCGTGGTCCACACCGCGCTGCTGCGCGAGTTCCGGCTCGCGCCGATGGCCGTGACCCGCACGGCTTCGGGCGACCGCCGCCGGGTCGCAGCCGTGGCCGCGCACCTGCGCTTCGTGTGCGAGCTGCTGCACCACCACCATCAGGGCGAGGACGCGCTGCTCTGGCCGCCGCTGCGGGAACGCGCGGCACCGGCGGCGCAGCGGCTGATCGACGAGGGCGAGACGCAGCACGACGGGCTCGACGCGGCGCTGCGTCGCGTCGGCGAGCTGCTCGAGGCCTGGGTCGAAACACCCGATGTCGGCAACCGTGACGGCCTCGCCGGCCACCTCGGGGCCCTGCACGTCCTGCTCCGCGACCACCTCGAGTTCGAGGAGCGCGTGCTGCTGCCCCTGGCGGCCGGCGTGCTGACGTCGGGGGAGTGGCACGCGATCGGTGCCGCCGCCGCGGCGGCCATGCCCAAGCCCGCCCTCGCGCTGGCCTTCGGCATGTTCGCCTACGAGGGCGACCCCGCCGTGCTGCGCGACATGCTGCGAGCCGCGCCGGCCGTCCCGCGACTGGTACTGCCACGCGTCGCGCCGCGGCTGTACGCGCGGCGCGCCCGGACGATCCACGGCACCGCCCGCCCCTGA
- a CDS encoding Atu2307/SP_0267 family LLM class monooxygenase, whose protein sequence is MHVGVDSFVSTVTDPATERVVGAQERIEHLLAEIALADAAGLYSFGIGEHHREEYYDSAPPILLAAAAAQTSRIRLNSAVTVLSAADPVRVFQQFATLDLVSGGRIDLVVGRGSFTEAFPLFGLDLADYDSLFAEKLDLLLAIRESTHVTWSGRHRPALTGQGVYPRPVQDPLPIWVGVGGTPESFVRAGLLGLPLMVAIIGGEPRRFAPLVELYRRAGAEAGHSPDRLRVGLHVFGFVGDSVQSAADTIYPGWHEMFTKVSRERGFPPPSRAQFDLTSGPDGAFFLGDPDTVAGKLRRVSQQLGGLDRVSIQMTNTRLAHADLLRGIELLGTEVAPRVTDV, encoded by the coding sequence ATGCACGTCGGCGTCGACAGCTTCGTCTCGACCGTCACCGACCCGGCGACCGAGCGCGTCGTCGGGGCACAGGAGCGCATCGAGCACCTGCTGGCCGAGATCGCCCTCGCCGACGCCGCGGGCCTGTACTCGTTCGGGATCGGCGAGCACCACCGCGAGGAGTACTACGACTCCGCACCACCGATCCTGCTCGCCGCGGCCGCCGCGCAGACGTCACGCATCCGACTCAACAGCGCGGTCACCGTGCTGAGCGCCGCCGACCCGGTCCGCGTCTTCCAGCAGTTCGCCACCCTGGATCTCGTCTCGGGGGGCCGTATCGACCTCGTCGTGGGGCGCGGATCGTTCACCGAGGCATTCCCGCTGTTCGGGCTGGACCTCGCCGACTACGACTCGCTGTTCGCCGAGAAGCTCGACCTCCTGCTCGCGATCCGCGAGTCCACGCACGTGACGTGGTCGGGCCGGCACCGGCCCGCCCTGACCGGGCAGGGCGTGTACCCGCGCCCGGTGCAGGACCCGTTGCCGATCTGGGTGGGCGTGGGAGGCACTCCGGAGTCGTTCGTGCGGGCGGGCCTGCTCGGGCTGCCCCTGATGGTCGCGATCATCGGCGGCGAGCCGCGCCGGTTCGCCCCGCTCGTGGAGCTCTACCGCCGCGCCGGGGCCGAGGCCGGCCACTCACCCGACCGGCTGCGCGTGGGCCTGCACGTCTTCGGTTTCGTCGGCGACAGCGTGCAGAGCGCGGCCGACACGATCTACCCCGGGTGGCACGAGATGTTCACCAAGGTCTCGCGCGAGCGCGGCTTCCCGCCGCCGTCGCGCGCACAGTTCGACCTCACCAGCGGCCCGGACGGCGCGTTCTTCCTCGGCGACCCCGACACCGTCGCCGGCAAACTGCGGCGGGTGTCGCAGCAGCTCGGCGGCCTCGACCGGGTGTCGATCCAGATGACGAACACCCGGCTGGCGCACGCCGACCTGCTGCGCGGTATCGAGCTGCTCGGCACCGAGGTCGCCCCCCGCGTGACCGACGTCTGA
- a CDS encoding ABC transporter permease → MSASEYAPPPSATSAAVRAGGETVVSRFCRDRWAVAGVVVVVVLVVAAFAAPLITAINGQNPYSYAYRGALGDDGAPVGALGGVGLTHWFGVEPLTGRDLFAVVLYGARTSILVGVGATVVEVVIGGLLGAAAALFGGWTDRILSRVTDVVVGFPSLIFMIALGAFAPEGFPKGLLVVLVIGLLGWGSTARIVRSQCLSLMQRNFVTASRAMGAGPAHLLREQLLPNLASTLIVITATHIPINIGYEAALSFLGVGVPPPTPAWGRTISNAVAWIATDPWYLLAPAAALFLVTFAFNLVGDGLRDALDPRLAGGE, encoded by the coding sequence ATGTCTGCGTCCGAGTACGCGCCGCCACCGTCGGCGACGTCGGCAGCGGTCCGCGCCGGCGGCGAGACGGTCGTGTCGCGCTTTTGCCGCGACCGGTGGGCCGTCGCCGGCGTGGTCGTGGTCGTGGTGCTCGTCGTGGCCGCGTTCGCAGCCCCGCTCATCACCGCGATCAACGGTCAGAACCCCTACAGCTACGCCTACCGGGGCGCCCTCGGCGACGACGGCGCCCCGGTGGGCGCGCTCGGCGGTGTCGGGCTTACCCACTGGTTCGGCGTCGAACCGCTGACCGGCCGTGACCTCTTCGCGGTCGTCCTCTACGGGGCCCGGACGTCGATCCTGGTGGGAGTGGGCGCCACGGTCGTCGAGGTCGTGATCGGCGGCCTGCTCGGTGCCGCCGCCGCACTGTTCGGCGGCTGGACCGACCGCATCCTGAGCCGCGTCACCGACGTCGTGGTCGGCTTCCCCAGCCTGATCTTCATGATCGCACTGGGCGCGTTCGCGCCGGAGGGTTTCCCGAAGGGGCTGCTGGTCGTGCTCGTCATCGGCCTGCTGGGGTGGGGGTCGACTGCGCGCATCGTCCGCAGCCAGTGCCTGTCCCTCATGCAACGCAACTTCGTCACCGCGTCCCGAGCCATGGGGGCCGGGCCGGCGCACCTGCTGCGCGAGCAGCTGCTGCCCAACCTGGCCTCGACCCTGATCGTCATCACCGCCACGCACATCCCGATCAACATCGGGTACGAGGCCGCGCTCTCGTTCCTCGGCGTGGGGGTGCCGCCGCCGACGCCGGCGTGGGGACGCACGATCAGCAACGCGGTCGCGTGGATCGCCACCGATCCGTGGTACCTGCTCGCGCCCGCGGCGGCGCTGTTCCTCGTGACCTTCGCGTTCAACCTGGTCGGGGACGGCCTGCGCGACGCGCTCGACCCGCGCCTGGCCGGTGGCGAATGA
- a CDS encoding ABC transporter permease, producing the protein MTLLRGRTVRYVARRLASTLVVLLVIATLSFVIFQLLPSDVSQASCGKPCTAQRRAEVRQFLGYDHSVLVQLWDFVRGVVVGRSYGEGGARVDCSAPCFGYSFRLSDTVASLIGQRFPITASIAVGGALVWLFAGVVGGVVAALRRGTALDRAALASTVVGVSAPTYLVGLAGIYLLGFKLDVLPVGNYVPFTASPGQWAYHLVLPWLVIAFTEAAIYTRFTRSQLLETMSEDYVRTARAKGLRERRVVVRHGLRNALLPVVTLFGLDLGVLLGGAVITEKIFSMQGLGALLVDSINNLDLPVVLGITLFSAVLIVLANLVVDIAYAVLDPRITESA; encoded by the coding sequence ATGACGTTGCTGCGCGGGCGCACCGTCCGCTACGTCGCGCGACGGCTGGCGTCGACACTGGTCGTCCTGCTGGTCATCGCCACGCTGTCGTTCGTGATCTTCCAACTGCTGCCGAGTGACGTCTCGCAGGCGTCGTGCGGCAAGCCGTGCACGGCGCAACGGCGGGCCGAGGTGCGCCAATTCCTCGGTTACGACCACTCGGTACTGGTCCAGCTGTGGGACTTCGTGCGCGGTGTCGTCGTGGGACGCAGCTACGGCGAGGGTGGGGCCCGCGTCGACTGCAGCGCCCCGTGCTTCGGCTACTCGTTCCGCCTCAGCGACACGGTGGCCTCGCTCATCGGGCAGCGCTTCCCGATCACCGCCTCGATCGCCGTCGGCGGCGCGCTGGTGTGGCTGTTCGCCGGCGTCGTCGGCGGCGTGGTCGCGGCGCTGCGACGCGGCACCGCGCTCGACCGCGCCGCGCTCGCCTCGACGGTCGTCGGGGTGTCGGCGCCGACCTACCTGGTCGGGCTCGCCGGCATCTACCTGCTCGGCTTCAAGCTCGACGTGCTGCCCGTCGGCAACTACGTCCCGTTCACCGCGAGCCCGGGCCAGTGGGCGTACCACCTCGTGCTTCCGTGGCTCGTCATCGCGTTCACCGAAGCCGCGATCTACACGCGATTCACGCGCAGCCAGCTGCTCGAGACCATGTCCGAGGACTACGTGCGCACCGCCCGGGCCAAGGGTCTGCGCGAGCGCCGCGTGGTCGTACGGCACGGGTTGCGCAACGCGCTGCTGCCGGTCGTCACGCTGTTCGGTCTCGACCTCGGCGTGCTCCTCGGCGGCGCCGTCATCACCGAGAAGATCTTCAGCATGCAGGGCCTCGGCGCGCTGCTGGTCGACTCGATCAACAACCTCGACCTGCCCGTCGTCCTCGGCATCACGCTGTTCTCGGCCGTCCTCATCGTCCTCGCCAACCTCGTCGTCGACATCGCCTACGCGGTCCTCGACCCGCGCATCACCGAGAGCGCCTGA
- a CDS encoding ABC transporter substrate-binding protein: MIRSRGPAAALAALTVAVFALSACDANSTGDEKKSDGKIHKGGTLTVYTSQTEFPFEPAISQSLAVTSQGLVHRRLTTWDIRPGHQPKVVPDLATTTGTPSDGGRVWTYKLKDGLTFSNGKTITSQDIKYGIERSFAPELSGGLGYHKALLVGGSSYKGPYTGKQLASITTPDAKTIVFRLNSAYGDWPWIVSMPAFAPVPKSADTKPSTYGTKPVASGPYQVQSYHQGTSATLVRNPDWSAKTDSVRGAGPDKIVFKLGQEDTVAAQQLIGDSGEARSAFGADPVPPSQLKQITANASAKSRVALSDPGALVYLAMNTQHGILKDVRVRQAIEYGVDKRAFQLNAGGTQGGSVASTLITPGIPGRASYDLYKAPAAGDVAKAKQLLAQAGVRSGTLRLVTRNENTYVGQAEAVQQSLKNIGLTAKIVPLDVNAWTDAITNDQGNYDLTVASWQPDFPSANGNIQPLFASSQIGGGNYNLSRYSNATVDTLIDKATSTVDPTAAQQLWAQADRRIMQDAPVVPLLYSRNAFMRGSAVSNFDDSGFPNYPNYLRVSLSS; encoded by the coding sequence ATGATCCGCAGCAGAGGGCCGGCCGCCGCGCTGGCCGCGTTGACCGTCGCCGTGTTCGCCCTGAGCGCCTGCGACGCCAACTCGACCGGCGACGAGAAGAAGTCCGACGGCAAGATCCACAAGGGCGGCACGCTCACGGTGTACACGTCGCAGACCGAGTTCCCGTTCGAGCCGGCGATCAGCCAGAGCCTGGCCGTCACCTCGCAGGGACTCGTGCACCGCCGCCTCACGACGTGGGACATCCGCCCCGGGCACCAGCCCAAGGTCGTCCCCGACCTCGCCACCACCACCGGCACGCCGAGCGACGGCGGCCGGGTGTGGACCTACAAGCTCAAGGACGGGCTGACGTTCTCCAACGGCAAGACGATCACCAGCCAGGACATCAAGTACGGCATCGAGCGGTCGTTCGCTCCGGAGCTCTCCGGCGGCCTCGGCTACCACAAGGCCCTGCTGGTCGGCGGCAGTTCGTACAAGGGCCCCTACACCGGTAAGCAGCTCGCCTCGATCACGACGCCGGACGCCAAGACGATCGTGTTCCGGCTCAACTCGGCGTACGGCGACTGGCCGTGGATCGTCTCGATGCCCGCCTTCGCGCCCGTGCCGAAGTCGGCCGACACCAAGCCGAGCACCTACGGCACCAAACCGGTCGCATCCGGCCCCTACCAGGTGCAGAGCTACCACCAGGGGACGTCGGCCACGCTGGTGCGCAACCCCGACTGGAGCGCCAAGACCGACTCGGTCCGCGGCGCCGGGCCCGACAAGATCGTGTTCAAGCTCGGCCAGGAGGACACCGTCGCCGCCCAGCAGCTGATCGGTGACTCCGGTGAGGCGCGCAGTGCCTTCGGTGCCGACCCGGTGCCCCCGTCGCAGCTCAAGCAGATCACCGCGAACGCGTCCGCGAAGTCGCGGGTCGCGCTGTCCGATCCCGGCGCCCTGGTGTACCTGGCCATGAACACGCAACACGGCATCCTGAAGGACGTCCGGGTGCGGCAGGCCATCGAGTACGGCGTCGACAAGCGCGCCTTCCAGCTCAACGCCGGCGGTACGCAGGGGGGCAGTGTCGCGTCCACGCTGATCACGCCGGGCATCCCCGGCCGCGCGTCGTACGACCTCTACAAGGCGCCGGCCGCCGGTGACGTCGCGAAGGCCAAGCAGCTGCTCGCGCAGGCCGGCGTGCGCAGCGGCACGCTCCGGCTGGTCACCCGCAACGAGAACACCTATGTCGGGCAGGCGGAGGCCGTCCAGCAGAGCCTGAAGAACATCGGGCTGACCGCGAAGATCGTGCCGCTGGACGTCAACGCGTGGACCGACGCCATCACCAACGACCAGGGCAACTACGACCTGACCGTCGCCAGCTGGCAGCCCGACTTCCCCAGCGCCAACGGCAACATCCAGCCGCTGTTCGCGTCGTCGCAGATCGGCGGCGGCAACTACAACCTGTCCCGCTACTCCAACGCGACGGTCGACACGCTCATCGACAAGGCGACCTCGACCGTCGACCCCACCGCCGCGCAGCAGCTGTGGGCGCAGGCCGACCGGCGGATCATGCAGGACGCGCCGGTGGTGCCGCTGCTGTACTCGCGCAACGCCTTCATGCGCGGTTCGGCGGTGTCCAACTTCGACGACTCGGGGTTCCCGAACTACCCCAACTACCTGCGGGTCTCGCTGAGCTCGTGA
- a CDS encoding dipeptide ABC transporter ATP-binding protein gives MTVEAPAGRDEPAGTDAVLAIRGLRIAFPAGGGPREVVHGVDLDVTAGRVTALVGESGSGKSVTALSVLRLLDPAVRVDGAVRFAGTDLMHADAATLRRVRGAGVGMVFQEPMGAWNPVQTVGVQLAEALRAHESAERPATGERVRELLAGVGLEDPARIAGSFPHQLSGGQLQRAMVAMATSAGPAVVIADEPTTALDVTVQAGVLDLFRSLAAAGTGILLITHDMGVVADLADEVVVLRSGTVVERGSVADVLTAPREEYTRTLLAAVPRLGSIPGQSLTKRPAPVARLRDVTVDYGVGRVRLGRRAGTPVRAVDGVDLELPAGRTVGLVGESGSGKSTLGRVLAGLLRPDGGQVVVGEVDLRTATGSRLRRVQREIGIVFQDPGSSLNPKHPVGRSIAEPLRLASWSKADAAARVDELLGAVDLDPGFAHRYPHQLSGGQRQRIAIARSLALRPRLLVADEPTSALDVSVQATILALLRRLQDELGFACLFITHDLAVVGAVAHEVAVMRDGRIVEFGTAQDVLVTASDEYTEELLAAAPVADPVEQARRRAVRLARHG, from the coding sequence GTGACGGTCGAAGCGCCCGCCGGCCGGGACGAGCCGGCCGGCACCGACGCGGTGCTCGCCATCCGCGGCCTGCGGATCGCGTTCCCGGCCGGCGGTGGGCCACGCGAGGTCGTCCACGGGGTGGACCTCGACGTGACCGCCGGCCGGGTGACCGCGCTGGTCGGCGAGTCCGGGTCGGGCAAGTCGGTCACGGCATTGTCGGTGCTGCGGCTGCTCGACCCGGCGGTGCGCGTGGACGGCGCGGTCCGCTTCGCCGGGACCGACCTCATGCACGCCGACGCCGCGACCCTGCGTCGGGTGCGCGGCGCCGGGGTGGGCATGGTGTTCCAGGAGCCGATGGGCGCCTGGAACCCGGTGCAGACCGTCGGTGTCCAGCTCGCCGAGGCGCTGCGCGCCCACGAGTCGGCCGAGCGACCGGCGACCGGGGAGCGGGTGCGCGAGCTGCTTGCGGGCGTCGGGCTCGAGGACCCCGCTCGTATCGCGGGCTCGTTCCCGCACCAGCTCTCCGGCGGGCAGCTGCAACGCGCCATGGTCGCGATGGCGACGAGCGCCGGGCCGGCGGTGGTCATCGCCGACGAGCCGACGACCGCGCTCGACGTCACCGTGCAGGCCGGCGTGCTCGACCTGTTCCGCTCGCTGGCCGCGGCGGGCACCGGCATCCTGCTCATCACGCACGACATGGGCGTCGTCGCCGATCTCGCCGACGAGGTGGTCGTGCTCCGGTCGGGCACCGTCGTCGAACGCGGCTCGGTCGCCGACGTGCTGACCGCGCCGCGCGAGGAGTACACCCGCACGCTGCTCGCCGCGGTGCCGAGGCTCGGCTCGATCCCCGGGCAGTCGCTGACGAAACGGCCCGCCCCGGTCGCCCGACTGCGCGACGTGACGGTGGACTACGGCGTCGGCCGGGTGCGGCTCGGTCGACGCGCGGGCACCCCGGTCCGCGCGGTCGACGGGGTCGACCTGGAGCTGCCGGCCGGTCGCACCGTCGGCCTCGTCGGCGAGTCGGGTTCGGGGAAGTCCACGCTGGGGCGCGTGCTGGCGGGCCTGCTGCGGCCCGACGGGGGGCAGGTGGTGGTCGGCGAGGTCGACCTGCGCACGGCGACCGGGTCCCGGCTGCGACGGGTGCAGCGCGAGATCGGGATCGTCTTCCAGGACCCCGGGTCGTCGCTGAACCCCAAGCATCCGGTGGGACGTTCGATCGCCGAGCCGCTGCGACTGGCGTCCTGGTCGAAGGCCGACGCCGCGGCCCGGGTAGACGAGCTGCTGGGCGCCGTCGACCTCGATCCAGGCTTCGCCCACCGCTACCCGCACCAGCTCTCCGGCGGCCAGCGTCAGCGGATCGCGATCGCGCGGTCGCTCGCGCTGCGGCCGCGGCTGCTCGTGGCCGACGAGCCGACCAGCGCCCTCGACGTCTCGGTGCAGGCCACCATCCTCGCGCTGCTGCGGCGGCTGCAGGACGAGCTCGGCTTCGCCTGCCTGTTCATCACGCACGACCTCGCGGTCGTCGGTGCCGTCGCGCACGAGGTCGCGGTGATGCGCGACGGGCGGATAGTCGAGTTCGGCACCGCGCAGGACGTGCTCGTCACCGCGAGCGACGAGTACACCGAGGAGCTGCTGGCCGCGGCCCCGGTGGCCGACCCGGTCGAGCAGGCGCGCCGGCGCGCGGTCCGGCTGGCCCGCCACGGGTGA
- a CDS encoding NADPH-dependent F420 reductase — translation MTTIGFIGSGNIGSTVAKLAVDAGYDVVVSNSRGPETLADLVATLGPRASAATAQGAATAGDIVVVTVPLKAYREVPVEPLAGKLVLDTNNYYPQRDGAFPELDEKRTTTSRLLQEHLPTSHVVKAFNNIYFEHLGSLGRPRGAADRNTLIIAGDDAGAKQRAAEFIDRLGYDVLDSGGLDDSWRYERDQPAYAGAYAEDGDFAKPRVASPDLLRDLLSQAAR, via the coding sequence ATGACCACCATCGGATTCATCGGCAGCGGCAACATCGGCAGCACGGTCGCGAAGCTGGCGGTCGACGCCGGCTACGACGTCGTCGTCTCCAACTCACGCGGGCCGGAGACGCTCGCGGACCTCGTCGCCACCCTCGGCCCGCGCGCGAGCGCGGCGACCGCGCAGGGTGCGGCGACCGCAGGTGACATCGTCGTCGTCACCGTGCCGCTCAAGGCCTACCGCGAGGTCCCGGTCGAACCGCTCGCCGGCAAGCTCGTGCTCGACACGAACAACTACTACCCGCAGCGCGACGGCGCGTTCCCCGAGCTCGACGAGAAGCGCACGACCACGAGCCGGCTGCTGCAGGAGCACCTGCCGACCTCGCACGTCGTCAAGGCGTTCAACAACATCTACTTCGAGCACCTGGGCTCGCTGGGTCGGCCCCGCGGCGCGGCCGACCGCAACACCCTGATCATCGCCGGCGACGACGCCGGCGCGAAGCAGCGAGCGGCCGAGTTCATCGACCGGCTCGGCTACGACGTCCTCGACTCCGGCGGCCTGGACGACAGCTGGCGCTACGAGCGCGACCAGCCGGCCTACGCCGGCGCGTACGCCGAGGACGGCGACTTCGCCAAGCCCCGCGTGGCGAGCCCGGACCTGCTGCGCGACCTGCTCTCGCAGGCCGCGCGCTGA
- a CDS encoding endonuclease/exonuclease/phosphatase family protein — protein MTALRIASFNVRTSTGMDGRNHWLLRRAACVAAIRGLAPDVLGVQEARPGQLADLRRAFPDWTVAGRGRDANGGGEHAAVLVSPGRWQLESSDTRWLSPTPDRPGSRGWGAEHPRVVTLARLRHDDVRVGVANTHFDHSSHVAREHSAALVAQWLADEDDRYWVVVGDLNVGPDDPPVRALLAAGWTDALAGVSGGTEHAFTGAIDRVRIDHVLVARGVGVTDARIDHTRPGGRLPSDHWPVVADLEIPA, from the coding sequence GTGACTGCGTTACGCATCGCGTCGTTCAACGTCCGCACCTCCACCGGCATGGACGGCCGCAACCACTGGCTGCTGCGCCGCGCTGCCTGCGTGGCCGCGATCCGCGGCCTCGCACCGGACGTGCTGGGCGTACAGGAGGCGCGGCCGGGCCAGCTCGCCGATCTGCGCCGTGCGTTCCCGGACTGGACGGTCGCCGGTCGCGGCCGCGACGCGAACGGCGGCGGGGAGCATGCGGCGGTCCTTGTCTCGCCCGGCCGCTGGCAGCTGGAGTCGAGCGACACGCGCTGGCTCTCCCCTACCCCCGACCGACCGGGCTCGCGCGGGTGGGGCGCCGAGCATCCCCGCGTCGTCACGCTCGCCCGGTTGCGTCACGACGACGTGCGCGTGGGCGTCGCGAACACGCACTTCGACCATTCCAGCCACGTGGCCCGCGAGCACAGCGCCGCGCTGGTGGCGCAGTGGCTCGCCGACGAGGACGACCGGTACTGGGTGGTCGTCGGCGACCTCAACGTCGGGCCCGACGACCCGCCCGTGCGCGCGCTGCTGGCCGCCGGCTGGACCGACGCGCTCGCCGGGGTGTCCGGCGGCACCGAGCACGCGTTCACCGGCGCCATCGACCGGGTGCGCATCGACCACGTCCTGGTCGCGCGTGGGGTCGGGGTGACCGACGCGCGCATCGACCACACCCGGCCCGGGGGTCGGCTGCCCAGCGATCACTGGCCGGTCGTCGCCGACCTCGAGATCCCCGCCTGA
- a CDS encoding nitrilase-related carbon-nitrogen hydrolase: protein MVEPRVIEGAPPPESLARVRPRTAAPLRVGVVQHAWSADGLTAWLTDAVAAAARRGARIVFLPEVTLSRYPADTLPDGDASVVAEELETGPTVEFARNAAKASGVYVHTSVYRRDDAGDGLGLNTAIIVAPTGEVVAATNKLHIPVTAGYYEDKYFRAGPAGPDDPYRVHVLPDLAGARVGLPTCWDEWFPEVARAYSLAGANIVVYPTAIGSEPDHPDFDTQPLWQQVIVGNAIANGLFMVVPNRTGAETRPDGTPGNTFYGSSFVADPYGRVLVQAPRDEPCVLVADLDLAQREDWLDLFPFLRTRRPDTYGPLVSPVDLDAPYGQSS from the coding sequence ATGGTCGAGCCACGCGTCATCGAGGGCGCACCGCCACCGGAGTCGCTCGCCCGCGTCCGGCCGCGGACCGCCGCGCCGCTGCGGGTGGGGGTCGTGCAGCACGCCTGGTCGGCCGACGGCCTCACCGCCTGGCTGACCGACGCCGTCGCCGCCGCGGCGCGCCGCGGCGCCCGCATCGTGTTCCTGCCGGAGGTGACGTTGTCGCGCTACCCGGCCGACACGCTGCCCGACGGCGATGCCAGCGTCGTCGCCGAGGAGCTCGAGACCGGGCCGACGGTCGAGTTTGCGCGCAACGCCGCAAAAGCGTCCGGCGTGTACGTCCACACGTCGGTCTACCGCCGCGACGATGCCGGCGACGGCCTCGGCCTGAACACCGCGATCATCGTCGCGCCGACCGGCGAGGTGGTCGCCGCGACGAACAAGCTGCACATCCCCGTCACGGCCGGCTACTACGAGGACAAGTACTTCCGCGCCGGTCCCGCCGGTCCGGACGACCCGTACCGCGTCCACGTGCTGCCCGACCTCGCCGGCGCCCGCGTCGGCCTGCCGACCTGCTGGGACGAGTGGTTCCCCGAGGTGGCCCGCGCGTACTCCCTGGCCGGCGCCAACATCGTCGTCTACCCGACCGCGATCGGCTCGGAGCCCGACCATCCCGACTTCGACACCCAGCCGCTGTGGCAGCAGGTGATCGTCGGCAACGCCATCGCGAACGGGCTGTTCATGGTGGTGCCGAACCGCACCGGGGCCGAGACACGACCGGACGGCACACCCGGCAACACCTTCTACGGCTCGTCCTTCGTCGCCGACCCCTACGGGCGCGTGCTGGTGCAGGCGCCGCGCGACGAACCGTGCGTGCTGGTCGCCGACCTCGACCTCGCCCAGCGCGAGGACTGGCTCGACCTCTTCCCGTTCCTGCGCACCCGCCGCCCGGACACCTACGGCCCGCTCGTCAGCCCGGTCGACCTCGACGCGCCGTACGGGCAGTCGTCGTGA